Proteins from a genomic interval of uncultured Methanocorpusculum sp.:
- a CDS encoding flavodoxin family protein, whose translation MIIIGFIGSYRKGGNTDTAVRTVLEGAMNLGADVEAVYLNDYTITDCIGCEACKTTFECVIRDDMQKIYAKIMEADGVVIGSPTYFYNVTGIIKKMIDRLYC comes from the coding sequence ATGATAATAATCGGATTCATCGGAAGCTATCGGAAAGGCGGGAATACCGACACGGCTGTAAGAACCGTGCTTGAAGGAGCGATGAATCTGGGTGCAGACGTTGAAGCCGTATATTTGAACGATTATACAATAACGGATTGTATCGGATGCGAAGCGTGTAAAACGACGTTCGAGTGTGTTATCCGCGATGATATGCAGAAAATTTATGCAAAAATAATGGAGGCGGATGGTGTCGTCATCGGGTCTCCAACCTATTTTTACAACGTTACCGGGATCATAAAAAAAATGATAGACCGGCTCTACTGCTAA
- the guaA gene encoding glutamine-hydrolyzing GMP synthase — protein sequence MESILALDFGGQYNQLIARRVREAHVFCEVKPCTIPLSEIKEGNYAGIIFTGGPASVYAKNAPTVDAGIFELGIPILGICYGAQLTAYLLGGKVASATTREYGRTTVSTEESPIFKDVPRETTCWMSHTDYISEVPAGFVKAAHTSVCPVAAMANPAKKIYAVQFHPEVMHTPEGMTMIKNFLYDVCGCTGTWHMSSFVEDMVLQLREKIGDKKVLCALSGGVDSSVAAVLINKAVGKQLTCIFVDHGLLRKNEGDEVEEIFRNQFDINLIRANVEDQFLGKLAGVSDPEKKRKIIGEEFIRVFEAEAKKIGTVDFLVQGTIYPDVIESGPGAAAVIKSHHNVGGLPDNVDFKEIIEPLRILFKDEVRRAGLELGIPEKLVWRQPFPGPGLAIRIIGDITKEKLEIVRDADAIYREEIAKAGIDRDINQYFAALTNMCSVGVMGDERTYDYAVVLRAVTTTDFMTADWAQIPFAVLEKVSSRIINEVRHVNRVLYDITSKPPATIEYE from the coding sequence ATGGAATCGATATTAGCCCTTGATTTCGGCGGCCAGTACAACCAGCTGATTGCCCGCCGCGTCAGAGAAGCACATGTCTTCTGCGAAGTAAAGCCCTGCACAATCCCTCTTTCGGAGATCAAAGAAGGGAACTATGCGGGAATTATTTTCACCGGCGGACCGGCGAGCGTGTATGCGAAAAACGCTCCGACCGTTGATGCCGGCATCTTCGAGCTTGGGATCCCGATCCTTGGGATCTGCTACGGCGCCCAGCTCACGGCATATCTCCTTGGCGGGAAAGTTGCCTCGGCAACGACCCGCGAGTACGGCCGAACAACCGTTTCTACGGAAGAGTCCCCGATCTTCAAAGATGTCCCAAGAGAGACGACCTGCTGGATGAGCCACACGGATTACATCAGCGAGGTCCCTGCCGGATTCGTCAAAGCGGCCCACACGAGTGTGTGCCCGGTAGCCGCCATGGCAAACCCCGCAAAGAAAATCTATGCGGTCCAGTTCCACCCGGAGGTCATGCACACCCCCGAAGGCATGACGATGATCAAAAACTTCCTTTACGATGTCTGTGGATGCACAGGAACCTGGCATATGTCCTCCTTCGTCGAAGACATGGTCCTGCAGCTTCGCGAGAAGATCGGCGACAAAAAAGTTCTCTGCGCTCTTTCAGGCGGTGTCGACTCCTCTGTTGCCGCTGTTTTGATCAACAAAGCGGTCGGCAAGCAGCTGACCTGCATCTTTGTCGATCACGGTCTTCTCAGGAAGAACGAGGGTGACGAGGTCGAAGAGATCTTCAGGAACCAGTTCGATATTAATCTGATCCGCGCCAATGTCGAGGACCAGTTCCTTGGAAAACTTGCCGGCGTTTCCGATCCGGAAAAGAAACGCAAGATCATCGGCGAGGAGTTCATCCGCGTCTTCGAAGCCGAGGCAAAAAAGATCGGCACGGTCGATTTCCTTGTGCAGGGAACGATCTATCCCGATGTAATCGAGTCAGGACCGGGCGCGGCTGCCGTGATCAAAAGCCACCACAACGTCGGCGGTCTGCCGGACAATGTGGATTTCAAGGAGATCATTGAGCCGCTGCGTATCCTTTTCAAGGACGAGGTCCGCCGGGCCGGTCTTGAACTCGGCATCCCGGAGAAGCTTGTCTGGCGTCAGCCGTTCCCGGGCCCGGGTCTTGCGATCCGTATCATCGGCGATATCACGAAGGAAAAACTCGAGATCGTCCGCGACGCCGATGCGATCTACCGCGAGGAGATCGCTAAAGCCGGAATCGACCGGGACATCAACCAGTATTTTGCGGCCTTAACGAACATGTGCAGCGTCGGCGTGATGGGTGATGAGAGGACATATGACTACGCCGTCGTTTTGCGGGCCGTAACAACGACCGATTTCATGACTGCCGACTGGGCCCAGATCCCATTTGCGGTGCTTGAAAAGGTTTCGAGCCGGATCATCAACGAAGTCAGGCATGTGAACCGGGTCTTATACGATATTACAAGCAAGCCTCCGGCAACGATCGAGTACGAATAA